The proteins below come from a single Kryptolebias marmoratus isolate JLee-2015 linkage group LG12, ASM164957v2, whole genome shotgun sequence genomic window:
- the LOC108228887 gene encoding interferon a3-like → MFWTTGTIFIFCSALSSALCCDWFTHYSDLRNSSMTLIEVMGGDFTNEQCPVAFPYNLYKKMEKRNMESQLLFIRNSLKQIYDLYRYGNLSSTAWDFVKTLDFLESVNRQIKELDSCDSSSACWEIIRKETKRHLDQLDLLGNRLGDAFRGRSATTRRH, encoded by the exons atgttCTGGACTACTGGCACCATCTTCATCTTCTGCAGCGCCCTCAGCTCTGCCCTCTGCTGTGATTGGTTCACACACTACAGTGACCTGAGAAACTCCTCGATGACTCTGATCGAGGTCATG ggtGGTGACTTCACAAACGAGCAATGCCCCGTGGCTTTTCCTTACAATCTGTACAAGAAGATGGAGAAGAGAAAt ATGGAGTCCCAGCTGCTCTTCATCAGGAACAGTCTGAAGCAGATTTACGACCTCTATCGCTATGGCAACCTGTCCTCCACCGCCTGGGACTTCGTGAAGACCCTGGACTTCCTGGAGAGCGTCAACAGGCAGATCAAGGAGCTCGACAGCTGC GACAGCAgcagtgcatgctgggaaatCATCAGGAAAGAGACCAAGCGTCACCTGGACCAACTGGATCTTCTGGGGAACCGACTTGGAGATGCCTTCAGGGGGCGCTCTGCAACGACTCGACGTCACTGA
- the LOC108228888 gene encoding DELTA-thalatoxin-Avl1a-like, whose translation MSIPTHRQCKVEIQNKSSTCTLSEPLLHLFSGNCEAPLPPTLRPSETGTALFIKKPHTACGSVAVFTYNILQNSNNQIRGKLAVMFSVPYDFNIYANWYAVGVFDMHKLCDEDLYKEMYYGSQRGFVRGKAKGPSLTHRAGHATIRATMSDSYQPVLKVEVCDN comes from the exons ATGTCTATTCCAACTCACCGTCAGTGCAAAGTGGAGATCCAGAACAAGAGCTCCACCTGCACCCTGTCTGAGCCGCT ACTTCACCTCTTCAGCGGAAACTGTgaggctcctcttcctcccactcTCCGACCATCTGAGACCGGCACGGCTCTCTTCATCAAGAAGCCCCACACGGCCTGCGGGTCCGTGGCCGTCTTCACCTACAACATCCTGCAGAACTCCAACAACCAGATCCGGGGAAAGCTGGCCGTCATGTTCTCCGTTCCCTACGACTTCAACATCTACGCCAACTGGTATGCCGTGGGAGTGTTCGACATGCACAAGCTCTGCGACGAAGATCTCTACAAGGAGATGTACTACGGCTCCCAGAGGGGCTTCGTCCGCGGCAAAGCCAAGGGGCCCAGTCTGACCCACAGAGCCGGACATGCGACCATCAGGGCCACCATGTCTGACAGCTACCAGCCTGTCCTGAAGGTGGAGGTGTGTGACAACTGA